Proteins encoded together in one Rossellomorea sp. y25 window:
- the tsf gene encoding translation elongation factor Ts gives MAITAQMVKELREKTGAGMMDCKKALTETDGDMDKAIDFLREKGIAKAAKKADRIAAEGTTYIASEGNTAIILEVNAETDFVAKNENFQNLVKELSDHLLANKPASVEEAHEQKMTNGSTVSEFINAAIAKIGEKITLRRFEIRTKDDNAAFGEYLHMGGRIAVLTVVEGTTDANVAKDVAMHAAALNPKYVSRDQVSAEEVEREREVLKQQALNEGKPENIVEKMVEGRLGKYFEDICILDQTFVKNPDQKVRQYLEANKATLTDFTRYEVGEGLEKRQENFAEEVMNQVNK, from the coding sequence ATGGCAATTACTGCACAAATGGTTAAAGAACTTCGTGAAAAAACTGGCGCTGGAATGATGGACTGTAAAAAAGCGTTAACAGAAACTGATGGAGATATGGACAAAGCAATTGACTTTTTACGTGAAAAAGGAATTGCGAAAGCAGCTAAGAAAGCTGACCGTATCGCAGCAGAAGGTACTACTTACATTGCGAGCGAAGGAAACACTGCAATTATTCTTGAAGTAAATGCAGAAACAGATTTCGTTGCGAAAAACGAAAACTTCCAAAACCTTGTAAAAGAATTATCTGACCACTTACTTGCTAACAAACCAGCTTCTGTTGAGGAAGCTCATGAGCAAAAAATGACAAATGGTTCAACTGTAAGTGAATTCATCAATGCTGCTATCGCTAAAATCGGAGAAAAAATCACTCTGCGTCGTTTTGAAATCCGTACTAAAGATGATAACGCTGCTTTCGGTGAATACCTGCACATGGGTGGCCGTATCGCTGTTCTAACAGTGGTTGAAGGCACTACAGATGCTAATGTTGCGAAAGACGTTGCTATGCACGCTGCAGCATTAAATCCTAAATATGTTTCACGTGATCAGGTTTCTGCTGAAGAAGTAGAGCGTGAGCGTGAAGTACTTAAGCAACAAGCATTAAATGAAGGAAAACCTGAAAACATCGTTGAAAAAATGGTGGAAGGTCGCCTTGGGAAATACTTCGAGGATATCTGTATCTTAGATCAAACATTCGTTAAGAATCCAGATCAAAAAGTACGTCAATACCTTGAAGCAAATAAAGCTACTTTAACTGACTTCACCCGTTACGAAGTAGGAGAAGGTCTTGAGAAGCGTCAAGAAAACTTCGCTGAAGAAGTAATGAACCAAGTAAACAAATAA
- the pyrH gene encoding UMP kinase — MGVPKYKRVVLKLSGEALAGDDGFGINPSVIKNVAEEVKEIAELDVEVAVVVGGGNIWRGKIGSEMGMDRASADYMGMLATVMNSLALQDSLEQLGIETRVQTSIDMRQVAEPYIRRRAIRHLEKKRVVIFAAGTGNPYFSTDTTAALRAAEIEAEVILMAKNNVDGVYSADPKKDETAVKYEELSYLDVLKEGLAVMDSTASSLCMDNDIPLIVFSIMEDGNIKRAITGENIGTIVRGKS; from the coding sequence ATGGGCGTTCCAAAATACAAACGTGTCGTTCTGAAACTTAGTGGAGAAGCATTAGCAGGTGATGATGGCTTCGGAATCAATCCTTCTGTCATTAAAAATGTTGCAGAAGAAGTAAAAGAAATTGCTGAACTTGATGTTGAAGTGGCAGTTGTAGTTGGTGGAGGTAATATCTGGCGTGGTAAGATAGGTAGTGAAATGGGCATGGATCGTGCATCTGCAGACTATATGGGGATGCTTGCTACCGTTATGAACTCTTTAGCCCTTCAAGACAGCCTTGAACAGCTGGGTATTGAAACAAGAGTTCAAACATCGATTGACATGCGTCAGGTGGCAGAGCCTTATATTAGACGAAGAGCGATCCGCCACTTAGAGAAGAAACGTGTTGTGATTTTTGCAGCAGGTACTGGAAATCCTTACTTCTCGACAGATACAACTGCCGCACTTAGAGCAGCTGAAATCGAAGCAGAAGTGATCCTTATGGCTAAGAACAACGTAGATGGAGTATATTCAGCAGATCCTAAGAAGGACGAAACGGCTGTTAAATATGAAGAACTTTCCTATCTAGATGTTCTGAAAGAAGGTTTAGCTGTAATGGATTCAACAGCTTCTTCCCTTTGTATGGACAATGATATTCCACTTATTGTATTCTCTATTATGGAGGATGGGAATATTAAGAGAGCCATCACTGGTGAGAATATAGGTACAATCGTTAGGGGGAAATCATAA
- the frr gene encoding ribosome recycling factor: MPNTIIANAKERMTKAIQTFSRELASIRAGRANASLLDKITVDYYGAPTPVNQLAGISIPEARMLVIQPYDKSALGDIEKAILKSDLGITPTSDGNIIRIVVPALTEERRKELVKLVKREAEDAKVAIRNIRRDANDDLKKKEKSGDITEDDLRGYSDDVQKATDESIVKIDGIAKDKEQEMLEV, encoded by the coding sequence ATGCCAAATACGATCATTGCAAATGCAAAAGAAAGAATGACAAAAGCAATTCAAACATTTTCTCGTGAGTTAGCAAGTATCCGTGCCGGTAGAGCTAACGCATCACTACTTGATAAGATCACAGTTGATTATTACGGTGCACCTACACCTGTGAATCAATTAGCGGGAATTTCCATTCCAGAGGCTCGTATGCTTGTAATCCAACCTTATGACAAATCTGCTTTAGGTGATATTGAGAAGGCGATTTTGAAATCAGATCTTGGAATTACACCTACCAGTGATGGGAATATTATCCGAATCGTAGTTCCTGCCTTAACGGAAGAACGTCGTAAAGAACTCGTGAAGCTTGTGAAAAGAGAAGCTGAAGATGCAAAAGTGGCGATTCGTAACATCCGTCGTGATGCAAATGACGATCTTAAGAAGAAAGAAAAGAGCGGAGACATAACAGAAGATGATCTTCGTGGATACTCTGATGATGTTCAAAAAGCAACAGACGAGAGCATCGTCAAGATCGATGGCATTGCCAAAGATAAAGAACAAGAAATGTTAGAAGTTTAA
- a CDS encoding isoprenyl transferase, with translation MLNKLKQWKRQQTSEEVDDRFQELIKHPIPGHIAIIMDGNGRWAKKRALPRVAGHHEGMKCVRRITKLANELGVEALTLYAFSTENWKRPKMEVEFLMKLPEEFLGTFLPELVEENVQVKMMGSPDALPNHTKKAVTKAMEATKHNNGLILNFALNYGSRSEIIDSMKHVLKDVQNGILDENQLNEEVFSSYLMTKDLKDPDLLIRTSGEIRLSNFMLWQLAYTEFFFTDVLWPDFGKEHLIEAIEAYQGRSRRFGGLQSEES, from the coding sequence ATGCTAAACAAGCTTAAGCAATGGAAACGACAGCAAACTTCCGAGGAAGTGGATGATCGATTTCAAGAATTAATAAAACACCCTATTCCGGGTCATATAGCAATTATTATGGATGGTAATGGACGATGGGCCAAAAAAAGGGCATTGCCCAGAGTGGCCGGACACCATGAAGGCATGAAATGTGTGCGGAGAATCACTAAATTGGCAAACGAACTAGGTGTAGAGGCCTTAACACTCTATGCTTTTTCAACTGAGAACTGGAAACGCCCAAAAATGGAAGTTGAGTTTCTGATGAAGTTGCCAGAGGAATTTCTAGGAACTTTTCTGCCTGAATTGGTAGAAGAAAATGTTCAAGTTAAAATGATGGGTTCTCCTGATGCACTGCCGAACCATACGAAGAAAGCCGTCACGAAAGCGATGGAAGCTACGAAGCATAATAACGGACTAATATTAAACTTTGCTTTAAATTATGGCAGCCGCTCAGAAATTATAGATTCCATGAAGCATGTCTTAAAAGATGTTCAGAATGGAATACTAGATGAGAACCAATTAAATGAAGAAGTGTTTTCGAGTTACTTGATGACGAAAGATTTAAAAGATCCAGACCTGCTTATTCGAACGAGTGGAGAAATCCGCTTAAGTAACTTTATGCTATGGCAATTAGCTTATACAGAGTTCTTTTTTACAGACGTACTGTGGCCGGATTTCGGCAAAGAGCATTTAATAGAAGCAATTGAAGCATATCAAGGTCGTTCAAGAAGATTTGGTGGGTTACAAAGCGAGGAATCCTAA
- a CDS encoding phosphatidate cytidylyltransferase, whose amino-acid sequence MKQRIITAVVAAAIFLPIIIFGETPFIILMYLIASISLYEALKMRGQWIFTIPGLLSLALLWVFLIPTDAIGIIADFGYSKIEMAFLAVLLFLTYTVATKNRYTFDDVAFALLSILYVGIGFYYFMEIRLDEGVQFVFYALFIIWATDSGAYFIGRAMGKKKLWPEISPNKTIEGFVGGIICAIVVGVIMTFFTDLDMSIPKLIIVTGILSVFGQVGDLVESALKRHYKVKDSGHLLPGHGGMLDRFDSLLFVFPLLHFLL is encoded by the coding sequence ATGAAACAAAGAATTATTACAGCAGTGGTAGCTGCAGCGATATTTTTACCGATCATCATTTTTGGTGAAACACCATTTATTATTTTAATGTATCTTATTGCTTCAATCAGTTTATATGAGGCATTAAAGATGAGGGGGCAATGGATTTTTACCATTCCTGGTTTATTATCTCTGGCCCTTTTGTGGGTTTTCTTGATCCCAACCGATGCAATTGGGATCATAGCTGACTTTGGCTATTCCAAAATTGAAATGGCTTTTCTTGCCGTGCTGCTCTTTTTAACATATACAGTGGCAACCAAGAACCGTTACACATTCGATGATGTGGCATTTGCTCTATTAAGCATTTTATATGTAGGGATTGGATTCTATTACTTCATGGAGATCCGTTTGGATGAAGGAGTACAGTTTGTTTTCTATGCTTTATTTATTATATGGGCGACAGACTCAGGTGCTTATTTCATCGGAAGAGCGATGGGGAAAAAGAAGCTATGGCCTGAAATCAGTCCGAATAAAACCATTGAAGGTTTTGTAGGTGGGATCATTTGTGCCATCGTAGTCGGTGTCATCATGACATTCTTCACAGATCTTGATATGTCCATTCCCAAACTCATTATCGTGACTGGGATTCTTTCTGTCTTTGGACAAGTGGGAGACTTAGTCGAATCTGCCTTGAAAAGACATTACAAAGTAAAAGATTCTGGTCATTTATTACCTGGACATGGTGGAATGCTTGATCGTTTTGATAGTTTATTATTTGTATTTCCCCTTCTTCACTTTCTTTTATAA
- a CDS encoding 1-deoxy-D-xylulose-5-phosphate reductoisomerase yields the protein MKKISLMGATGSIGTQSLDVIREHPEEFKLTAMSVGRNIEEARKVIGEFNPQLVSVQNKEDAELLAKEVPSSIKVLYGEEGLVEVACHQEADILVNAVLGSVGLYPTLQAIEAGKMIAIANKETLVTAGHLVMEAARKKGSTLLPVDSEHSAIFQALQGEQDKNIEKLIITASGGSFRDRTREELVGVTVKEALNHPNWSMGAKITIDSASMMNKGLEVIEAHWLFDIPYDQIDVVQHRESIIHSMIQFHDSSVMAQLGTPDMRVPIQYALTYPDRFRRPGNRLDLVEMGKLHFEKMDLNRFRCLAFAYEAGRIGGSMTTVLNAANEAAVALFLDNKISFLDIETYIEKALNSHQVIHRPDLETIHEIDQQTRQLVSSWL from the coding sequence TTGAAAAAGATCAGCTTAATGGGGGCTACGGGTTCTATTGGAACACAATCCCTTGATGTAATTCGGGAGCATCCTGAAGAATTCAAACTGACAGCTATGTCTGTTGGCAGAAATATAGAAGAAGCAAGAAAAGTGATTGGAGAATTCAATCCTCAGTTGGTTTCTGTTCAGAATAAAGAAGATGCTGAATTATTAGCCAAAGAGGTACCTTCTTCCATTAAGGTCCTGTATGGGGAAGAAGGTCTTGTGGAGGTGGCCTGTCATCAGGAAGCTGACATACTCGTTAATGCAGTGCTGGGAAGTGTGGGACTCTATCCTACACTGCAGGCCATAGAGGCAGGAAAAATGATAGCCATCGCCAATAAGGAAACTCTTGTAACAGCTGGACACCTGGTGATGGAAGCGGCCCGGAAAAAGGGCAGCACTCTATTACCTGTTGATAGTGAACATTCTGCTATCTTCCAGGCTCTCCAGGGAGAACAAGATAAGAACATTGAAAAATTGATCATTACAGCTTCCGGGGGCAGCTTTAGAGACCGTACGAGAGAAGAATTAGTTGGTGTCACGGTTAAAGAGGCTCTGAATCATCCTAACTGGTCAATGGGAGCGAAGATCACCATCGACTCTGCTTCTATGATGAACAAGGGATTAGAGGTTATTGAAGCACATTGGTTATTTGATATTCCTTATGATCAAATTGATGTTGTACAACATAGGGAAAGCATCATCCACTCGATGATTCAATTCCATGATTCATCTGTGATGGCTCAATTGGGGACACCTGATATGCGTGTGCCGATTCAATATGCTTTAACATATCCGGACAGGTTTCGAAGACCAGGTAATAGATTGGACTTAGTTGAAATGGGTAAGCTTCATTTTGAGAAAATGGATTTAAATCGATTCCGATGTCTGGCATTTGCATATGAAGCTGGTCGGATTGGCGGTAGTATGACAACTGTTTTAAATGCTGCAAATGAAGCGGCTGTTGCCTTGTTCCTGGATAATAAAATATCATTCCTTGATATTGAAACGTATATTGAAAAGGCCTTGAATTCCCATCAAGTGATACATAGACCTGACCTTGAAACCATACATGAGATTGATCAACAGACTCGACAACTCGTTTCAAGTTGGTTGTAG
- the rseP gene encoding RIP metalloprotease RseP — protein MQTVIAFVVIFGALVFFHELGHLIFAKRAGILCREFAIGFGPKVFSYKKDETTYTIRLLPLGGFVRMAGEDPEMVELKAGHRVGLVLDQDENIRKIVLNNKDRYPNIRVIEVEEADLEHRLHIRGYEEDEEELKTFSISRDAVFIEDGVETQIAPWDRQFASKSLPQRAMAIFAGPLFNFILAFFIFILVGLLQGVPTNDPVLGELTEDGAAKEAGLQENDVVLSIDGKEISTWEDIVTIIQKHPGDELRFNVDRNGSNTEIPVTPKPQEIEGEEIGIIGVHSPVEKSPLKVVTNSAQQTYEWTKMIFVLLGKLVSGEFSIDALSGPVGIYQSTDVVAKSGIYYLMRWAAILSINLGIMNLLPIPALDGGRLLFFAVEAVRGKPVDRQMEGMVHFVGFALLMVLMLVVTWNDIQRFFL, from the coding sequence TTGCAAACGGTGATTGCCTTTGTTGTTATTTTTGGAGCTTTAGTCTTTTTCCATGAGCTTGGACATTTAATTTTTGCTAAGCGTGCAGGCATCCTATGCCGTGAATTCGCCATTGGATTTGGTCCTAAAGTGTTTTCTTACAAAAAGGATGAAACAACCTATACGATTCGCTTACTGCCTCTTGGGGGCTTTGTGCGGATGGCCGGGGAAGATCCGGAAATGGTCGAGTTAAAGGCTGGACATCGGGTTGGTCTTGTACTCGATCAGGATGAAAATATAAGAAAAATTGTCTTGAATAACAAAGATCGATATCCGAACATTCGTGTCATTGAAGTAGAAGAAGCAGATTTAGAGCATAGACTACATATTCGTGGATACGAGGAAGATGAGGAGGAACTGAAAACCTTCTCGATCTCCAGGGATGCCGTGTTCATTGAAGATGGAGTGGAAACACAAATTGCACCTTGGGATCGGCAATTTGCGTCTAAATCTCTGCCTCAAAGAGCCATGGCCATTTTTGCAGGCCCTCTTTTTAACTTTATTCTAGCCTTCTTCATTTTCATCCTTGTGGGTCTATTGCAAGGGGTTCCAACGAATGATCCCGTTCTGGGCGAACTGACAGAAGACGGGGCAGCCAAAGAAGCTGGCCTTCAGGAAAATGACGTTGTTTTAAGTATAGACGGTAAAGAGATTTCAACATGGGAAGATATTGTTACAATCATACAGAAACACCCAGGGGATGAGCTGAGATTTAATGTGGATCGTAATGGCTCTAACACTGAGATTCCTGTCACACCTAAGCCTCAAGAAATAGAAGGGGAAGAAATAGGGATCATTGGAGTTCATAGCCCTGTTGAAAAGTCCCCTCTCAAAGTGGTGACCAATAGTGCACAACAAACCTATGAATGGACCAAAATGATTTTTGTTCTACTAGGAAAGCTTGTGTCCGGTGAGTTCTCAATCGATGCTTTATCAGGACCGGTCGGAATCTATCAGTCAACAGATGTTGTGGCTAAATCAGGTATATACTACCTGATGAGATGGGCGGCCATCTTAAGTATCAACCTGGGTATTATGAACCTTCTGCCAATCCCTGCCCTAGACGGAGGCAGACTTCTTTTCTTCGCTGTTGAAGCGGTAAGAGGAAAGCCGGTGGATCGCCAAATGGAAGGAATGGTCCATTTTGTCGGGTTTGCCCTCCTCATGGTTCTGATGCTCGTTGTTACATGGAATGACATTCAACGATTTTTCTTATAA
- a CDS encoding proline--tRNA ligase: MKQRNTFIPTLRETPADAEIKSHQLLLRAGFIRQNASGIYSFLPLGNKVLKKVEEIIREELDAAGAVEMLMPALQPSELWKESGRWGTYGPELMRMNDRHDREFALGATHEEVITSLVRDEIKSYKRLPLTMYQIQTKFRDEKRPRFGLLRGREFIMKDAYSFHSSFESLDETYDALFQAYSNIFSRCGLNFRAVIADSGAMGGKDTHEFMVLSEVGEDTIAYSDTSDYAANIEMAEVVDSYQKSDEDMLDLEKVSTPDSKSIDEVSSFLSMEKAQCIKSLLFKVDDDYVLVLSRGDHEINDIKVKNLLNASVVELATAEETKEFIGCEIGSIGPCSLDKEVRVVADHAVKYLRNSVTGANEGGYHFINVNPERDFEVSQYADLRFIQEGDPSPDGNGKIVFAKGIEVGHVFKLGTRYSDALGSSFLDENGRSQSIIMGCYGIGVSRTLAAVAEQFNDGNGLVWPTNLSPYDLHLIPINMKDDAQAKLANELYDSLKENRYDVLMDDRAERPGVKFADSDLIGLPIRITVGKKAGEGIVEIKVRKSGDMLEVHKDELLPKLQELFKTLS; this comes from the coding sequence ATGAAGCAACGTAATACATTCATCCCTACACTTAGAGAAACTCCGGCTGATGCAGAAATTAAGAGCCATCAGCTTCTCTTGCGTGCAGGATTTATAAGACAAAATGCCAGTGGTATTTATAGCTTTTTGCCATTGGGGAATAAAGTTTTAAAAAAAGTAGAAGAGATTATTCGTGAAGAACTGGATGCAGCGGGGGCTGTCGAAATGCTTATGCCTGCTCTTCAACCTTCTGAGCTCTGGAAAGAATCAGGACGTTGGGGAACGTATGGTCCAGAATTAATGCGAATGAATGATCGCCATGATCGCGAATTTGCCCTTGGAGCCACACATGAGGAAGTGATTACAAGTTTAGTCAGGGACGAAATTAAATCGTATAAGCGTCTGCCCCTTACGATGTATCAAATTCAGACTAAATTCCGTGATGAAAAGCGTCCACGTTTTGGTCTTCTTAGAGGAAGAGAGTTCATTATGAAGGATGCCTACTCATTTCATTCTTCCTTTGAAAGCCTGGACGAGACATACGATGCGTTATTTCAAGCGTATTCAAATATATTCAGCCGATGCGGGCTTAATTTCAGAGCAGTTATCGCCGACTCTGGAGCGATGGGTGGCAAGGATACGCATGAATTTATGGTGTTATCTGAAGTCGGAGAAGATACGATTGCATACTCCGATACATCCGATTATGCAGCGAATATAGAAATGGCAGAAGTGGTTGACTCCTATCAGAAATCGGATGAAGATATGCTTGATCTGGAAAAGGTTTCAACACCAGATAGTAAATCGATTGATGAAGTATCCTCTTTCCTATCCATGGAGAAAGCTCAGTGCATTAAGTCGCTGCTATTTAAAGTAGATGATGATTACGTACTGGTATTATCTCGTGGTGATCACGAAATTAATGATATTAAAGTGAAGAACCTTTTGAATGCAAGTGTGGTTGAATTAGCGACTGCAGAAGAAACGAAAGAGTTCATCGGATGTGAAATCGGATCGATTGGACCTTGCTCATTGGATAAAGAGGTAAGAGTTGTTGCCGATCACGCAGTTAAATACCTCCGCAACAGCGTTACCGGAGCAAACGAAGGAGGATACCATTTCATAAACGTGAATCCTGAACGTGATTTTGAGGTTTCTCAATATGCTGATCTTCGCTTTATTCAAGAAGGTGACCCTTCACCAGACGGAAATGGTAAGATCGTTTTCGCAAAAGGAATTGAAGTGGGACATGTATTCAAATTGGGGACAAGATATTCAGATGCTTTAGGTAGCTCATTCTTAGATGAAAATGGCCGATCTCAATCAATCATCATGGGCTGCTATGGCATTGGTGTATCACGTACCCTTGCAGCGGTTGCAGAGCAATTTAATGATGGTAATGGTCTGGTTTGGCCAACGAACCTTTCACCTTATGACCTTCACTTAATTCCAATTAATATGAAGGATGACGCACAGGCAAAACTCGCAAACGAATTATATGACTCATTAAAGGAAAATCGTTATGATGTATTAATGGATGACCGGGCTGAGCGTCCAGGTGTTAAATTCGCCGATTCAGACCTGATAGGACTTCCTATTCGTATAACAGTCGGGAAGAAAGCAGGGGAAGGCATCGTTGAAATAAAAGTAAGAAAATCAGGAGATATGCTGGAAGTGCACAAAGACGAGCTTCTACCAAAGCTCCAAGAACTATTCAAGACTCTTTCTTAA